Proteins from one Mycteria americana isolate JAX WOST 10 ecotype Jacksonville Zoo and Gardens chromosome 1, USCA_MyAme_1.0, whole genome shotgun sequence genomic window:
- the RINT1 gene encoding RAD50-interacting protein 1, with protein MKSIAEKENMATVAVRKKEVTRDLDHCDIPYYVSEFVEREVGNDYDSLRNLDNLIDKLSENKKQLEEQVLTVSSEVPKRIQNALKNAEDSKKSLSRLLEEETLLSDAINSHLLKAQPWMEDLDVLISQVEEIERHLSYLKWISRIEELSDSIQQYLMTNNVPEAASTLAFMAELDIKLQESSCSHLLAFVRSTVKFWHKILKDKLSSDFEEVLTQLRWPFVGPPQSQAFGLTAPASAPDVYNNLEMLFCQLLKLQTSDELLTKPKQLPEKYSLPPSPPIILPIQIMLNPLQKRFKYHFTGNKQTNVLNKPEWYLTQVLMWIGNHAKFLDDKIQPILDKAGSSVNAGLEFSRALVMLILEKLAADIPCVLYDDTLFCHLVDEVLLFERELYSVHGYLSSLPSCMHILSEESCFQRWLTVEKKFALQKMDSMLSSEAAWTSQYKDITDVDEMKVPDCAETFMTLLLVITDRYKNLPTASRKLQFLGLQKELVDDFRIRLTQVMKEETRASLGFRYCAILNAVNYIATVLADWADNVFFLQLQQAELEVRAESNAVSKLQLGQLASMESSVFDEMINLLERLKHDMLTRQVDHVFREVKDAAKLYKKERWLSLPSQAEQAVMSLSSTACPMLLTLRDRLLQLEQQLCHSLFKIFWQMLAEKVDIYIYQEVIMANHFNEGGAAQLQFDMSRNLFPLFSHYCKRPENYFKHIKEACIILNLSIGSALLLKDVLQSASENETTLKPNQPPATAALNELGVYKLAQQDVEILLNLRASWPNTGK; from the exons ATGAAAAG tattgcagagaaagaaaacatggcaACTGTTGCTgttagaaagaaagaagtcacTAGAGATCTAGATCATTGTGATATCCCATACTATGTTTCTGAATTTGTGGAAAGAGAAGTTGGAAATGACTATGATTCTCTGAGGAACCTAGACAACCTTATTGATAAGCTGTCTGAAAATAAGAAGCAGTTAGAAGAACAG GTACTTACAGTTTCATCAGAAGTCCCTAAAAGAATTCAGAATGCCTTAAAGAATGCAGAAGATTCTAAAAAGTCTCTGAGTCGGCTTCTAGAGGAAGAAACTCTTCTATCTGATGCAATCAATAGCCACTTACTGAAAGCTCAGCCATGGATGGAGGATCTCGATGTACTGATTAGTCAAGTAGAAGAGATTGAACGACACCTGTCCTATCTTAAATGGATTTCACGAATAGAAGAGTTAAG CGATAGCATTCAGCAATATCTGATGACCAACAATGTTCCAGAGGCAGCCAGTACTCTAGCATTCATGGCAGAACTGGATATTAAACTTCAGGAGTCATCTTGTTCTCATCTTCTTGCTTTCGTGAGATCCACTGTTAAATTCTGGCATAAAATTCTTAAGGACAAATTGTCGAG CGACTTTGAAGAGGTACTAACCCAGCTCCGCTGGCCATTTGTGGGGCCACCGCAGTCACAAGCATTTGGCCTTACTGCACCAGCTAGTGCTCCTGATGTATACAACAATTTGGAGATGTTGTTTTGTCAGCTTCTGAAATTGCAAACCTC AGATGAACTGTTAACCAAACCTAAACAATTGCCAGAAAAGTACTCTTTACCCCCATCGCCACCCATTATCCTTCCGATACAGATCATGCTGAATCCTCTTCAGAAAAGATTCAAGTAtcatttcactggaaataaacaAACCAATGTTTTAAACAAG CCTGAGTGGTATTTAACACAAGTACTTATGTGGATTGGAAATCATGCAAAGTTCCTTGATGACAAAATCCAGCCAATACTGGACAAGGCAGGATCTTCAGTGAATGCTGGG cttgAATTCTCTCGTGCTCTAGTAATGCTGAttttggagaagctggctgctgaTATTCCATGTGTGTTGTATGATGATACACTCTTTTGTCACCTTGTGGATGAGGTACTTCTATTTGAGAGAGAGCTATACAGCGTTCATGGTTATCTCAGCAGCCTTCCCAGTTGCATGCATATTCTGTCAGAAGAATCCTGCTTCCAAAGGTGGctaacagtggaaaaaaaat TTGCTCTTCAGAAAATGGACTCTATGCTTTCATCAGAGGCTGCGTGGACATCGCAATATAAAGATATCACTGATGTAGATGAAATGAAAGTCCCAGACTGCGCCGAAACTTTTATGACTCTGTTGTTAGTTATAACAG ACAGGTATAAGAATCTTCCAACAGCTTCCAGGAAACTACAGTTCCTGGGCCTGCAGAAGGAGTTAGTTGATGATTTCAGGATACGATTAACTCAAGTAATGAAGGAAGAGACCAGAGCTTCCTTAGGCTTCCGATACTGTGCAATCCTTAATGCTGTTAACTATATAGCAACAGTGTTGGCAGACTGGGCTGACAATGTA TTCTTCTTGCAGCTACAGCAGGCCGAACTGGAGGTTCGTGCAGAAAGTAATGCTGTAAGTAAACTACAGCTAGGGCAGCTGGCTTCAATGGAGAGCTCTGTCTTCGATGAAATGATTAACCTCCTGGAACGCCTGAAACATGACATGCTGACTCGTCAAGTAGATCATGTCTTCAGAGAGGTCAAAGATGCTGCAAAGCTGTACAAAAAAGAGAG GTGGTTATCTTTACCATCTCAAGCAGAACAAGCAGTAATGTCTTTATCGAGCACAGCTTGCCCAATGTTGTTGACCCTACGAGACCGCTTGCTACAATTAGAACAGCAGCTCTGTCACTCACTGTTCAAAATTTTCTGGCAAATGCTTGCAGAGAAGGtggatatatacatatatcagGAA GTAATTATGGCGAATCATTTCAATGAAGGAGGAGCAGCACAACTCCAGTTTGACATGAGTAGAAATCTGTTCCCTTTATTTTCACACTACTGCAAGAGGCCAGAAAACTACTTCAAGCA CATAAAAGAAGCCTGCATTATCCTGAACCTGAGTATTGGCTCTGCCTTGCTTCTGAAGGATGTACTACAGTcagcttcagaaaatgaaacaacattAAAGCCAAACCAGCCGCCTGCAACAGCAGCACTAAATGAACTTGGAGTTTATAAATTAGCTCAACAGGATGTCGAGATTCTTCTCAATTTGAGAGCTAGTTGGccaaatacaggaaaataa